The proteins below come from a single Chryseobacterium capnotolerans genomic window:
- a CDS encoding TlpA family protein disulfide reductase produces the protein MKKIFCRGILSLVFTFVATTTSFAQNKSVKVGESLPDNFWTTSFQVVNHPQKTLDLSDDKNKLILLDFWNTWCSACLKAFPKMEQLKEQFGHKVKILAVSNQDRQTLEKFFASKNGQRFNNVVSVAGDQLFHPLFPHQGVPYVVWIKDGKLLSTTDGAQVNENTISKVLGGESSGLQTVIQMSRERPLMLSEDFDREKGLSMINYSIFAKGRIRGMGFGSGFRRSGNQIYGRQFTNLSLLEIFSTLADEIFQVRKESFSEKRRIVEVQNPTVLDYIKKADGSVEDGNLYSYEYIVPLSKADSLYPLMLKNISEYADYSATIEKRKVRCLVLKRTSSIDKLRTKEGPTRFSFSMTETILKNASLYKLVNNLNALSTVSLPIVDDTGITGNVDLTMGTISDVPSIRRALSKYDLDLQEEEREIDMLIIGDKLKN, from the coding sequence ATGAAAAAAATCTTTTGCAGGGGAATACTATCCCTTGTTTTTACCTTTGTTGCGACTACCACATCCTTTGCGCAGAACAAGTCTGTTAAAGTCGGAGAATCTCTTCCTGACAATTTCTGGACAACTTCTTTTCAGGTAGTGAATCATCCGCAAAAAACCTTAGATCTTTCTGACGATAAGAATAAACTGATTCTTCTGGACTTCTGGAACACCTGGTGCAGTGCCTGCCTGAAAGCGTTTCCCAAGATGGAACAGCTCAAAGAACAGTTCGGGCATAAAGTAAAAATCCTGGCCGTAAGCAACCAGGACCGCCAGACCCTTGAAAAGTTCTTTGCCTCCAAAAACGGTCAGCGTTTCAATAATGTTGTTTCCGTAGCAGGAGACCAGCTCTTTCATCCCTTGTTTCCGCATCAGGGCGTTCCCTATGTTGTATGGATCAAAGATGGAAAGCTACTCAGCACAACAGACGGTGCCCAGGTCAATGAAAATACCATCAGTAAGGTCTTAGGCGGGGAAAGTTCTGGTCTTCAGACCGTCATCCAGATGAGCAGGGAAAGACCCCTGATGCTTTCCGAGGATTTTGACCGTGAAAAGGGCTTGTCAATGATCAATTATTCCATTTTTGCCAAAGGAAGAATACGGGGAATGGGCTTTGGTTCCGGTTTTCGAAGATCGGGTAACCAGATATACGGAAGACAGTTTACCAATCTTTCCCTTCTTGAGATCTTTTCCACGCTTGCCGATGAGATATTTCAGGTGCGTAAAGAATCTTTTAGTGAGAAGCGAAGAATCGTAGAAGTTCAAAACCCTACCGTATTGGACTATATCAAAAAAGCTGACGGATCCGTAGAAGATGGCAATCTCTACAGCTATGAATACATTGTTCCGCTATCCAAAGCAGATTCCCTCTATCCGTTAATGCTGAAAAATATCAGCGAGTATGCAGATTATAGCGCTACGATCGAAAAAAGGAAGGTTAGATGTTTAGTACTAAAAAGAACATCATCCATCGATAAGCTAAGGACCAAGGAAGGCCCAACTCGTTTTTCATTCTCAATGACGGAAACGATTTTAAAAAATGCTTCACTCTATAAATTGGTCAATAACCTGAATGCCTTGTCCACGGTTTCCTTACCAATAGTGGATGATACAGGAATCACGGGCAATGTAGACCTGACAATGGGAACAATCTCAGATGTACCTTCTATCAGGAGAGCGCTTTCAAAATATGACCTGGACCTTCAGGAAGAAGAGCGTGAAATTGATATGCTGATCATAGGGGACAAATTGAAAAATTAG